A region of Arabidopsis thaliana chromosome 5, partial sequence DNA encodes the following proteins:
- the APS4 gene encoding Pseudouridine synthase/archaeosine transglycosylase-like family protein (APS4; FUNCTIONS IN: sulfate adenylyltransferase (ATP) activity; INVOLVED IN: sulfate assimilation; LOCATED IN: mitochondrion, chloroplast; EXPRESSED IN: 22 plant structures; EXPRESSED DURING: 13 growth stages; CONTAINS InterPro DOMAIN/s: Rossmann-like alpha/beta/alpha sandwich fold (InterPro:IPR014729), Pseudouridine synthase/archaeosine transglycosylase-like (InterPro:IPR015947), Sulphate adenylyltransferase (InterPro:IPR002650); BEST Arabidopsis thaliana protein match is: Pseudouridine synthase/archaeosine transglycosylase-like family protein (TAIR:AT4G14680.1); Has 1807 Blast hits to 1807 proteins in 277 species: Archae - 0; Bacteria - 0; Metazoa - 736; Fungi - 347; Plants - 385; Viruses - 0; Other Eukaryotes - 339 (source: NCBI BLink).) — translation MASSAAAIVSGSPFRSSPLIHNHHASRYAPGSISVVSLPRQVSRRGLSVKSGLIEPDGGKLMNLVVEESRRRVMKHEAETVPARIKLNRVDLEWVHVLSEGWASPLKGFMRQSEFLQTLHFNSFRLEDGSVVNMSVPIVLAIDDDQKFRIGDSNQVTLVDSVGNPIAILNDIEIYKHPKEERIARTWGTTARGLPYAEEAITKAGNWLIGGDLQVLEPIKYNDGLDRFRLSPSQLREEFIRRGADAVFAFQLRNPVHNGHALLMTDTRRRLLEMGYKNPVLLLNPLGGFTKADDVPLSWRMRQHEKVLEDGVLDPETTVVSIFPSPMLYAGPTEVQWHAKARINAGANFYIVGRDPAGMGHPTEKRDLYDADHGKKVLSMAPGLERLNILPFKVAAYDKTQGKMAFFDPSRSQDFLFISGTKMRGLAKKKENPPDGFMCPSGWKVLVDYYDSLSAETGNGRVSEAVASA, via the exons ATGGCTTCTTCAGCAGCAGCCATCGTCTCCGGTTCTCCATTTCGTTCTTCACCATTAATCCATAACCATCATGCTTCTCGTTATGCTCCTGGATCCATCTCCGTCGTATCTCTCCCCCGTCAAGTTTCCCGCCGTGGCCTCTCCGTTAAATCGGGGTTGATCGAGCCAGACGGAGGAAAACTCATGAACCTCGTAGTCGAAGAATCACGGCGGCGCGTGATGAAACACGAGGCGGAGACGGTTCCGGCAAGGATCAAGCTGAACCGTGTGGATCTAGAGTGGGTACATGTGCTTAGCGAAGGCTGGGCAAGTCCTCTCAAAGGTTTCATGAGACAGTCAGAGTTCCTCCAAACACTTCATTTTAACTCGTTCCGGCTCGAAGACGGCTCCGTCGTCAACATGTCGGTTCCGATCGTCCTCGCTATCGACGACGATCAGAAGTTTCGTATCGGGGATTCCAACCAAGTCACACTCGTTGACTCGGTTGGTAATCCCATCGCGATTCTCAACGA TATTGAGATTTACAAGCATCCCAAAGAAGAACGAATCGCGAGAACATGGGGAACCACGGCTCGTGGGCTTCCTTATGCGGAAGAAGCAATCACCAAAGCTGGAAACTGGTTGATTGGAGGTGATTTACAAGTTTTGGAGCCGATCAAGTACAATGATGGTTTAGACCGGTTTCGTTTATCTCCGTCGCAGCTGCGGGAGGAGTTTATAAGGCGCGGTGCGGACGCGGTTTTCGCGTTCCAGCTTAGGAACCCGGTGCATAATGGTCATGCGCTTCTTATGACGGATACTCGTAGAAGACTTCTTGAGATGGGTTACAAAAACCCTGTCTTGTTGTTGAATCCACTTGGTGGGTTTACTAAGGCTGATGATGTACCTCTCAGCTGGCGTATGAGACAGCACGAGAAG GTGTTGGAGGATGGTGTACTGGATCCAGAGACCACTGTAGTCTCTATCTTCCCATCTCCGATGCTATACGCTGGCCCAACTGAGGTTCAATGGCATGCCAAAGCTAGGATCAACGCGGGAGCTAATTTCTACATTGTTGGTCGCGATCCTGCCGGTATGGGCCATCCgacagagaagagagatcttTATGATGCCGATCACGGGAAGAAAGTGCTTAGCATGGCACCAGGACTTGAACGCCTCAACATTCTACCCTTCAAG GTCGCTGCATATGACAAAACTCAGGGGAAAATGGCCTTCTTTGATCCTTCCAGGTCTCAAGACTTCCTCTTCATATCAGGAACCAAG atgCGTGGGTtggcgaagaagaaagagaaccCACCAGATGGTTTCATGTGTCCCTCTGGTTGGAAGGTGTTGGTTGACTACTACGACAGTCTCAGTGCAGAGACTGGTAATGGAAGGGTTTCAGAAGCTGTTGCTTCTGCTTGA
- a CDS encoding Pentatricopeptide repeat (PPR) superfamily protein (Pentatricopeptide repeat (PPR) superfamily protein; CONTAINS InterPro DOMAIN/s: Pentatricopeptide repeat (InterPro:IPR002885); BEST Arabidopsis thaliana protein match is: Tetratricopeptide repeat (TPR)-like superfamily protein (TAIR:AT4G37380.1); Has 1807 Blast hits to 1807 proteins in 277 species: Archae - 0; Bacteria - 0; Metazoa - 736; Fungi - 347; Plants - 385; Viruses - 0; Other Eukaryotes - 339 (source: NCBI BLink).), protein MTSPSTSKNHRCLNLISKCKSLQNLKQIHAQIITIGLSHHTYPLSKLLHLSSTVCLSYALSILRQIPNPSVFLYNTLISSIVSNHNSTQTHLAFSLYDQILSSRSNFVRPNEFTYPSLFKASGFDAQWHRHGRALHAHVLKFLEPVNHDRFVQAALVGFYANCGKLREARSLFERIREPDLATWNTLLAAYANSEEIDSDEEVLLLFMRMQVRPNELSLVALIKSCANLGEFVRGVWAHVYVLKNNLTLNQFVGTSLIDLYSKCGCLSFARKVFDEMSQRDVSCYNAMIRGLAVHGFGQEGIELYKSLISQGLVPDSATFVVTISACSHSGLVDEGLQIFNSMKAVYGIEPKVEHYGCLVDLLGRSGRLEEAEECIKKMPVKPNATLWRSFLGSSQTHGDFERGEIALKHLLGLEFENSGNYVLLSNIYAGVNRWTDVEKTRELMKDHRVNKSPGISTLN, encoded by the coding sequence TCCTTACAAAACCTCAAACAAATCCATGCCCAAATCATCACAATCGGTCTCTCTCACCACACATATCCTCTAAGTAAGCTCCTTCACTTATCCTCCACCGTCTGCTTATCCTACGCACTCTCTATCTTACGCCAAATCCCTAATCCTTCCGTCTTCCTCTACAACACTCTCATCTCTTCCATCGTCTCCAATCACAATTCCACTCAAACCCATCTCGCGTTTTCTCTCTACGATCAGATTTTGAGCTCAAGATCCAATTTTGTCAGACCCAATGAATTTACGTATCCTTCTCTCTTCAAAGCCTCAGGCTTTGACGCTCAATGGCATCGCCATGGGAGGGCTCTTCATGCCCACGTCTTGAAATTTCTCGAACCGGTGAATCATGATCGGTTTGTGCAAGCTGCTTTAGTTGGGTTTTACGCTAATTGTGGTAAATTGAGAGAAGCTAGGTCTTTGTTTGAGAGAATTAGGGAACCTGATTTGGCTACTTGGAACACTCTTCTTGCTGCTTACGCTAATTCCGAAGAAATTGATAGCGATGAAgaggttttgttgttgtttatgagAATGCAAGTAAGACCTAACGAGCTTTCTCTTGTAGCTTTGATTAAATCTTGTGCGAATTTAGGTGAATTTGTGAGAGGTGTTTGGGCTCATGTGTATGTCTTGAAGAATAATCTGACCCTGAACCAGTTTGTGGGAACTTCTCTGATCGATCTTTACTCGAAATGCGGATGTTTGAGTTTCGCACGCaaagtgttcgatgaaatgtctcaGAGAGACGTATCGTGTTACAATGCAATGATTCGTGGTTTAGCAGTTCACGGGTTTGGTCAAGAAGGTATTGAATTGTACAAGAGCTTGATCTCTCAAGGATTAGTCCCGGACAGTGCAACTTTCGTGGTGACGATATCAGCATGTTCGCACTCGGGTCTAGTCGACGAAGGTCTCCAAATATTTAACTCAATGAAAGCGGTTTACGGGATCGAGCCTAAAGTTGAGCATTACGGATGTTTAGTTGATCTACTAGGCCGATCCGGGAGGTTAGAAGAAGCGGAAGAATGCATCAAGAAGATGCCGGTGAAGCCGAATGCGACACTATGGAGATCGTTTCTAGGGTCATCTCAAACACATGGTGACTTTGAGAGGGGTGAGATTGCGCTAAAGCATTTGTTGGGGTTAGAATTCGAAAACAGCGGAAATTATGTGCTCTTGTCGAATATTTATGCCGGAGTTAACCGTTGGACTGACGTAGAGAAGACCCGGGAACTTATGAAAGACCACCGTGTCAATAAATCTCCGGGGATTAGTACtcttaattaa